CATATTCTTATATAGAGAAAGGTTCATGGAAAAATAATGACTTATATGGAACCATACACCGAATTGCCGGTGACGGTGCAGTGAAGGGTATTTTCAGCCAGTGTCTGGATTTCTGCAAAGAAAGAATATCAAACCTTAGGATAGATACCCATAATGATAATCATACTATGCAGCATTTGATAGAAAAATACGGCTTTGAAAAATGCGGAATTATATATGTTCAGGATGGAACACCCAGAATTGCCTATCAATATGTGGAGTATAAATGAATTCCAAATAAGAATGCTAATAAAAAACCCTCGGATTTTTATACCGAGGGTTTTTATTTAGGCTTTTAGTAAAGTCTTAATTATAAAAGAACATTCCTGTTTAAGTAAAAAATGCCTGAACATAAATTAAAAAGGGAGTTGTTTTTTATTTTAAAGCATTGTATGTTAATTTCAGACATGGATGTTGCTGATTAAAAAGGAGAAAAAACAATCATGATAGATGAACAATATAACATGATTGTTAAAAGAAAATCATTTAGAAGATTTAACGATACCTTATCTCTTTCTAACGAAGAATTGCAAGAGATAAATCAGAAGGTTAAGAATTTAGAGCCCCTTTTGGATGATATAGTTGCTAAATATCGGATTGTACCTAGAGAAAAAACAACCTCCAATCGGGGAGAGTATTGCATGCTTATTTACAGTGAAGAAAAAAATATTTTTTGTTAAATATTGGCTTTATATTTGAACAATTAGATTTGTATCTGGCTTCAAAGGACATCGGCGTATGTTGGTACGGGATGGGAAAAACACAAGAACCTGAATATGAGAACTTGAAATTTGTGATTATGATAGCTTTTGGTAAAGGGCGGCCAAGCGAATTTAGAAAAGATTATACAAAATGTTCACGAAAAGAAACACAGGAAATTTGGACTGGTTCGCCAGGGTTGGAAGTAATAGCAGATGTTGTAAAATATGCTCCGAGCGCTTGTAACACTCAACCATGGCGGATTGTTTGTGAAAAGAATAAATTGAAAGTATATCGAGCAACAAAGATTAAGTCTATAATGCCGAAAAGCAAAGCATCATTTTATAATTCAATTGATATGGGAATATTCCTATATTTTTTGGAATTAGCCTTGTCACATAACAAGATTCCTTTTCAACGGATTTTGTGTAAAGAAAACCAGTCATCTGATTTAATCCCTGTTGCCATATACAATTTATTGTAAAGACATAATTGACCCTGCTGACAGAACAGTCAAACACAAATTGTCCTGAAAAGTGTTGCCATGCTAGTGTGCAATCAATCAGCACCTGATGTATTGCAAAAAATGGATTGCCTTATGCATATGGTATGGCAGCACTCTATGCAAATCGTGTTGGAACAGCTTATATAAATAGCGGCGTATGCGCTGTTTATGATTCTGGTATTCTGGATTGTTACCTCCAACAAAGTATTGAGTCCTGTAAGCAAGCAACTGCAAAAAGCCACTCGAAAGAAGAAGAAGCTGTTTATAATGCTTATCTCCTGTTTTTTACAGAGGAAATAAAAAAAGCCGGAAATTCAGGATGCTATAGAATTAGACGATTGAGCAAAAGACCATCTTTTGATAAAGTGGTTTATCTAGAAGATGGCCTTTATTTTGCCTGATTATATTAAATTGATGAGGCGATTTCAAGTATGCCGTCAATATCAACGCTCTCAGCAAGAATATTCGCAAAGGCATTTAAAGCTTCATCAACTCTTGCGGATTGGTCAATGCCGTCTGATGCCGCACCAAGCTTAGCTAACCAATGAGCACGCTGCTTAGCATCATCAAAGATACGGTGCACATAGCAGCCGGCAATACGCCCATTTGAACTAATGGCACCGTCAGCACCGCTTCCGGAAATTTGTAAAAGGGGTGTGGCTTCAAAAGTAAGCTCCGTCCGTCCGCAATGAATTTCATAGCCTCTAAATGGTGTGCGGTCGGGGAGGCTATATCCGGTGACTTCCGTCACCCGTTTATCATTAGTCAATATAGTATGTACCGGTAAGAGGCCAAGGCCTTCAACCTCACTGGGTTCGCCTTCCAAACCCAGGGGATCAGCAATTGCCGTACCCATCATTTGATAACCGCCGCATAGTCCTAAGACATAACCGCCGCGTCTGATGTGAGCCTGCAAGTCCAGGTCCCAGCCCTGTTCACGGAAAAATGTAAGATCGCTTATTGTAGCTTTGCTTCCGGGTAAAATAACCATGTTAGCATTTCCCGGTAATGCTTGGCCGGGATATACACGGACAATTTGGACTGATTCTTCCGCCTCAAGGGCGTCAAAATCATCATGGTTGGATATGCGGGGAAGTACGGGGACGGCAATAACAACGATGGCTTTTCTTTTAATATCGGCAGCTACCGCATCTTCTTCCGGCAGGCTGCGTGCTGCGGCAATCCAGGGCACAACGCCCAGGCCTTTCCAGCCGGTCATCCGCTCAATGGTCTTATAGCCTTCATCGAAAAGCCCCAGGTCTCCTCGGAAACGATTTATTATAAAGCCCTTAATAAGAGCCGCATCTTCCGGGTCCAGTACCATTTTAGTGCCGACAACGGATGCAATAACACCGCCGCGGTCAATATCACCTATCAGGATTACCGGAACGTTGGCAGGTTGGGCAAATCCCATATTTGCAATGTCTCCGCGCCTGAAATTTATTTCCGCCGGGCTTCCCGCGCCTTCGACCACTACAAGGTCGCTTTGAGCCTTCAATCGCTCAAATGACTCCATAACCTGATCGAAAAAAGGTATACGGCCGGTATGGAAATCCTTGGCCTGAAGCCTTCCGAATACCTGCCCATGAACAATAATCTGTGCATCGATATCTGAGTTAGGTTTTAACAGAACCGGATTCATGTCAATGGTGGGAGGCACGCGGCATCCTATGGCCTGTAATGCCTGAGCCCTGCCGATTTCACCGCCGTCAATCGTCGGAGCTGCGTTGTTTGACATGTTTTGAGGCTTGAAGGGGCGGACCCTTAAGCCCCGGTTTGCGAAAACCCTGCATAGTCCCGCAGCCAGAACCGATTTGCCCACATCTGAGCCGGTACCTTGAAGCATAATAGCGCGCATATTTATACCCTCCGTAATTAATTATATAATTGCTTAAAGCATGGACAGAATGCGACACCACTTTAAGTTATTTAATAGGTATAGAATAACATAACTGATGATAAAATGAAATTTCAAATTAAAGTGTCCGGAAGAGCCTGGTTCCATGGTATCTAGCTATTCTTCTGCCAAATAAGTGAATAACGCCAAAATAATTTTCTGCGCACAACGGCACCCGGGATATGCTGTGCGGCAACTAGACGGATCTGGTGAAGGGTCATATAGCGGTCGTGCTTTCCATGCCTTCTCCATACCTCCGTTGTGTGCGGGTCATCCTTGCGGAGCTTGCCGTTCTTGATTAAGTTCATGATTACGTTAGGAAATGCTGCAAAACCCCAAACCATATAATCCATTATTGAGCTGGCTTTGGCCAGATCGAGTAAAATAAGCTTTCCTCCAGGGCGCAGTTTATCCTTTGCAAACTCCAGCAGCCAGTCATATGGAAGATGATGAGCGGTGGCTGTTGAGATTATAATATCAAAGGACAGTGGAGCATACTCCATATCCAATACGTTACCGCATATGTATTCGATATTTTCAGCGGCATTATTTGAACGGGCAAATTCGATCATCTTGTCGGCGAGGTCAACGGCAATAACCTTCCCCACTCTTTTGGATAATAGGGCAGACAAATCTCCTTTTCCACATCCGATATCCAAACAAGTTTCCGTGCCTGTAGGTATATGCTGCAGTAAATGAGAAAAGTAACAATTATTGTGATTCCATTTTGGTTCACTGCCCAGCTCGGCAATTTCATTAAAATCAGATTTGACAATATCATAATTCTCTGTCATACAAATGCCTCCAAGGATTTCTTTTTATCTACCAGTATACGCGGAGCTTATTTTTTCCCTAAGACTCAAGACTTTTATCAGCATCCCTGTCCTCCATTGGAAGGACAACCGTAAATATGGTTTTGTTCTCGCCGCTTTGGGCTGCTATCATACCCCCATGAGCGCTAACAATCTCTTTGGCGATTGCCAGGCCCAGACCTGCGCCTCCTGTTTGTGAAGAACGTGAGGCATCCAGACGGAAAAACCTCTCAAAGATCATATTCAGCATTTGCGGGGGGATTGGGTCACCACTGTTGGAGAATTGAATAACTACATTTTTATCTTTCCGGAAAGCGGATATTTCAATTATGCTGCCGGGATAGCTGTAGGCAATGGCGTTTTTCAGGATGTTATTGAATACCCGGGCAAGCTTGTCGGCGTCTCCCCACAGAGTGAGGTCATCCGGTGCAGTTACAACGGCCTTTTTTTCCTCAGGAGACAACAGCGGGTAAAACTCATCAGCCATTTGCTGCAGCATAAAGGAAAGGTTGATTCTGCCTTTATTAAGTACAATGGAACTCAAGTTAAACCGGGTTATTTCGAAAAATTCATTGATCAGCTGCTCCAGCCGGTAGGCTTTTTGGAGGGTGATACCGGTATACTTGATACGCTGCTCAGCAGGCATATCCGGTGCTTCGTCCAGCAGGCTCAGGTAACCTACAACCGAGGCGAGGGGGGTACGGATATCGTGAGCCAGATTGACGACAAGGTCATTTTTGCGCTGCTCCGCTTCTTTTGCCTCCCGCTCATTCTTTCGGGAGGTCTTCTTGATCTGATTCATTTTATGCTCAATTTCGCGCAATTCTTCAGGCAGCCGGATATCATCGTCATCAGGCTGTACTAAAGCCGTACTGGCCGCCGCAATATCCTCAATATATCCGACCGTCCTGTTCCAGTATATATAGATTATAAACAGGAGCATTGCAAGCCAGGCTAAAGGAAATAATAGAGTGGA
The Oxobacter pfennigii genome window above contains:
- a CDS encoding acetyltransferase gives rise to the protein MMRLAKYEDLDKIMDIYAIARKYMADNGNVMQWGETYPEREMLEDDIMNKQLFVYEEGDKIHGVFAFMIGPDETYSYIEKGSWKNNDLYGTIHRIAGDGAVKGIFSQCLDFCKERISNLRIDTHNDNHTMQHLIEKYGFEKCGIIYVQDGTPRIAYQYVEYK
- a CDS encoding nitroreductase family protein; this translates as MLNIGFIFEQLDLYLASKDIGVCWYGMGKTQEPEYENLKFVIMIAFGKGRPSEFRKDYTKCSRKETQEIWTGSPGLEVIADVVKYAPSACNTQPWRIVCEKNKLKVYRATKIKSIMPKSKASFYNSIDMGIFLYFLELALSHNKIPFQRILCKENQSSDLIPVAIYNLL
- a CDS encoding cobyric acid synthase, yielding MRAIMLQGTGSDVGKSVLAAGLCRVFANRGLRVRPFKPQNMSNNAAPTIDGGEIGRAQALQAIGCRVPPTIDMNPVLLKPNSDIDAQIIVHGQVFGRLQAKDFHTGRIPFFDQVMESFERLKAQSDLVVVEGAGSPAEINFRRGDIANMGFAQPANVPVILIGDIDRGGVIASVVGTKMVLDPEDAALIKGFIINRFRGDLGLFDEGYKTIERMTGWKGLGVVPWIAAARSLPEEDAVAADIKRKAIVVIAVPVLPRISNHDDFDALEAEESVQIVRVYPGQALPGNANMVILPGSKATISDLTFFREQGWDLDLQAHIRRGGYVLGLCGGYQMMGTAIADPLGLEGEPSEVEGLGLLPVHTILTNDKRVTEVTGYSLPDRTPFRGYEIHCGRTELTFEATPLLQISGSGADGAISSNGRIAGCYVHRIFDDAKQRAHWLAKLGAASDGIDQSARVDEALNAFANILAESVDIDGILEIASSI
- a CDS encoding class I SAM-dependent methyltransferase; translation: MTENYDIVKSDFNEIAELGSEPKWNHNNCYFSHLLQHIPTGTETCLDIGCGKGDLSALLSKRVGKVIAVDLADKMIEFARSNNAAENIEYICGNVLDMEYAPLSFDIIISTATAHHLPYDWLLEFAKDKLRPGGKLILLDLAKASSIMDYMVWGFAAFPNVIMNLIKNGKLRKDDPHTTEVWRRHGKHDRYMTLHQIRLVAAQHIPGAVVRRKLFWRYSLIWQKNS
- a CDS encoding sensor histidine kinase translates to MKIKAFRSEFTNKIVLRCASTAIVATVVYVVILAFGYLIAHNITWQPSPIYYFLKTVAAYSTLLFPLAWLAMLLFIIYIYWNRTVGYIEDIAAASTALVQPDDDDIRLPEELREIEHKMNQIKKTSRKNEREAKEAEQRKNDLVVNLAHDIRTPLASVVGYLSLLDEAPDMPAEQRIKYTGITLQKAYRLEQLINEFFEITRFNLSSIVLNKGRINLSFMLQQMADEFYPLLSPEEKKAVVTAPDDLTLWGDADKLARVFNNILKNAIAYSYPGSIIEISAFRKDKNVVIQFSNSGDPIPPQMLNMIFERFFRLDASRSSQTGGAGLGLAIAKEIVSAHGGMIAAQSGENKTIFTVVLPMEDRDADKSLES